The following proteins are co-located in the Chitinivibrio alkaliphilus ACht1 genome:
- a CDS encoding ExbD/TolR family protein produces MPKQRGRGGSAADVDLGLNITSMMDMFTIILLFLLQSYSADGSMLTASDDLALPNSIAVDTPDEVRLQLTIAPGRILLDNRDLVATEDILALTDSVFVNFDTEPDEDKPVALQIMEDSLSMHMKANEQLFALNEITEQSMRQIIIQVDKSMYMSVVTNIMQICARTGFTGMKFAVMSRGED; encoded by the coding sequence ATGCCAAAACAAAGAGGAAGAGGCGGCTCTGCAGCAGATGTTGATCTTGGCTTAAACATTACATCAATGATGGATATGTTCACCATTATCCTTCTCTTTCTTCTGCAAAGTTATTCTGCCGATGGCTCTATGCTTACTGCATCGGATGACTTGGCGCTTCCAAACTCCATAGCCGTGGATACCCCCGATGAGGTACGTCTTCAGTTAACCATAGCTCCTGGTCGTATCCTCTTGGATAACCGGGATTTGGTAGCAACGGAAGACATTCTTGCCTTAACAGATAGTGTTTTTGTTAATTTTGACACTGAACCTGACGAGGATAAACCTGTTGCTTTGCAGATCATGGAAGACAGTCTCTCTATGCATATGAAGGCCAACGAGCAACTCTTTGCACTAAACGAGATAACCGAACAGAGTATGCGACAAATTATTATACAAGTTGACAAAAGTATGTATATGAGTGTTGTTACTAATATTATGCAAATATGCGCCCGCACGGGCTTTACGGGAATGAAATTTGCCGTAATGTCACGAGGGGAGGACTGA
- a CDS encoding MotA/TolQ/ExbB proton channel family protein, whose amino-acid sequence MSDGMQKGFLDYIATGFVDERTGEWADGAWAMILILIVGGIIAALAVERVIYLYGVAGGTNTFMASIAKFLKKGDFDKAIKFAQQKKYAKKPIAKAIIPILSERDKGTKAVQKAVDEVFLSETPKITRFISLLNVFANISTMIGLMGTIYGLMLSFDAVANAPAARRSTALADGIAVAMSTTLFGLVVGVTGIVVQGFLAQRSKKVVEDLDEKTAKLINLIEQ is encoded by the coding sequence ATGAGTGACGGAATGCAAAAGGGATTTCTTGACTACATTGCAACTGGTTTTGTCGATGAGAGAACCGGAGAGTGGGCAGATGGTGCCTGGGCAATGATCCTTATTCTCATTGTTGGTGGTATTATCGCAGCTCTTGCAGTAGAGCGAGTTATCTACTTGTACGGTGTTGCTGGAGGTACAAACACCTTTATGGCAAGTATTGCTAAATTTCTGAAAAAAGGTGATTTTGATAAGGCAATTAAGTTTGCACAGCAAAAGAAATATGCCAAGAAACCTATTGCAAAGGCAATTATTCCTATTCTCTCCGAACGCGACAAGGGTACAAAGGCTGTGCAGAAAGCCGTAGACGAGGTCTTTCTTTCAGAAACTCCAAAGATTACTCGGTTTATCTCTCTTTTGAATGTATTTGCGAATATTTCCACCATGATTGGTCTTATGGGTACAATTTATGGTCTGATGCTCTCCTTTGACGCGGTGGCAAATGCTCCAGCGGCACGACGTTCAACGGCTCTTGCCGATGGTATTGCCGTTGCGATGTCAACAACCCTCTTCGGTCTTGTTGTCGGTGTTACCGGTATTGTCGTGCAAGGGTTTCTTGCGCAACGATCTAAAAAAGTGGTAGAGGACCTTGATGAAAAAACAGCAAAACTGATTAACCTTATTGAACAGTAA
- a CDS encoding AgmX/PglI C-terminal domain-containing protein: MVMEEEEEEEPEKQEQIEREKQTLKPDEPDDTPEAQTGGGGGDPRERVMKRGVLGRLSGPITGEEVANADPLAKGGHAQGVDALLSGSQGIQSGGGSGAGRASASGIGFGGSGSQSGFGGGSGDVDLSGLSGRQRTQQTEIRRREVQQVEPTQRASSGGMEGGRSRANIMRTVRNNMASLQYAYNRHLNSNPDAEGMIEVSWAIDEDGNVLHCSVESTTMNDPEFEELVVERIRSWNFGPIDIPGDVTSVTYPFVFTQ; encoded by the coding sequence ATGGTAATGGAAGAAGAGGAAGAGGAAGAACCGGAAAAGCAAGAACAAATTGAGCGGGAAAAGCAAACCTTAAAACCTGACGAACCCGACGATACCCCCGAAGCCCAAACCGGTGGAGGCGGTGGAGACCCACGTGAACGTGTTATGAAACGTGGTGTTTTGGGACGACTTTCTGGCCCTATTACTGGTGAAGAAGTTGCAAATGCCGACCCACTTGCTAAGGGCGGACATGCCCAAGGTGTAGATGCCCTCTTATCCGGAAGCCAAGGCATACAGTCTGGCGGTGGATCTGGCGCTGGTCGTGCTTCCGCATCAGGCATTGGGTTTGGCGGATCCGGTTCGCAGTCAGGCTTTGGTGGAGGATCTGGTGACGTTGATCTATCTGGACTTTCAGGACGACAACGAACCCAACAGACAGAGATTCGTCGCCGTGAAGTGCAACAGGTTGAACCAACCCAAAGAGCCTCTTCTGGAGGAATGGAAGGTGGAAGAAGCCGTGCAAATATTATGCGTACTGTGCGTAATAATATGGCCTCACTGCAGTATGCCTACAACCGACACCTAAACAGCAATCCCGACGCTGAAGGGATGATTGAGGTCTCTTGGGCTATCGACGAAGACGGAAATGTTCTCCACTGTAGTGTAGAGAGCACAACCATGAATGATCCTGAGTTTGAAGAACTTGTTGTTGAGCGGATCAGATCGTGGAATTTCGGCCCCATTGATATCCCCGGTGACGTAACAAGTGTTACCTATCCCTTTGTCTTTACACAATAA